The following coding sequences are from one Lipingzhangella halophila window:
- a CDS encoding class I SAM-dependent methyltransferase — MSLSSQMVRERVRQYWDWRAESFRADIAATPDRDAWLAVYANAVERLLPDRSGPLRVLDVGTGTGFVALAFAELGHEVVAVEPAQQMREIAAKEFADAGVRVDLRAGYAHPLPDVGTGFDLVTCRNVLWTLTDPAAALRDWRGVLRPGGAVLLSDGMWNTWRQEVRLLRTGWRSRADAPVGWRFLAAYLRLRRGLPYYRGIDHTRARRLLRASGYQDPLRLDHLMDRGYYEPETIDAHCLAAAWAR, encoded by the coding sequence ATGTCGCTGAGTTCTCAGATGGTGCGCGAGAGAGTCCGGCAGTACTGGGACTGGCGGGCCGAGAGCTTCCGGGCCGATATCGCCGCGACGCCCGACCGCGACGCGTGGCTGGCCGTCTACGCCAACGCCGTCGAGCGGTTGCTGCCGGACCGCAGCGGGCCGCTGCGGGTACTCGATGTAGGCACCGGGACCGGGTTCGTGGCGCTGGCCTTCGCCGAACTGGGGCACGAGGTGGTTGCCGTCGAGCCCGCCCAGCAGATGCGCGAGATCGCGGCGAAGGAGTTCGCCGACGCCGGTGTGCGGGTGGACCTCCGTGCGGGCTACGCGCACCCGCTGCCCGACGTCGGGACCGGCTTCGACCTGGTCACGTGCCGCAACGTGCTCTGGACGCTCACCGATCCGGCCGCGGCGCTGCGCGACTGGCGCGGGGTTCTGCGGCCCGGCGGAGCGGTGCTGCTCAGTGACGGCATGTGGAACACCTGGCGCCAGGAGGTCCGGTTGCTGCGCACCGGGTGGCGCTCGCGCGCCGACGCCCCGGTGGGTTGGCGCTTCCTCGCCGCCTACCTGCGGCTGCGCCGCGGCCTGCCGTACTACCGGGGTATCGACCACACGCGGGCGCGCCGACTGCTGCGCGCGTCCGGGTACCAGGACCCGCTGCGCCTGGACCATCTCATGGACCGCGGTTACTACGAGCCCGAGACCATCGACGCGCACTGCCTCGCGGCGGCGTGGGCACGCTAG
- a CDS encoding nicotianamine synthase family protein → MTHTAPGPLTPARFLPPAAFLARLTELDDQLNATDLRPSPEVNEAFGRLVEMCTVVDDELTDRVLNDPVASSLVPSLRSLSARGESALEHEWARRIIAADDPWAELRKFPYLDNYRRLVRFELAGLTAVGTPPPESAVILGAGPLPLTGLELARRHGIGVTNVDNDAEACELANGVSRALGIGERAATLHGDARAPALLPQVADAGVVLLAALVGADSTAKRGVSRSLSGIMHRDSLLLTRSAHRLRTALYPPVSPDDLSGFRTLLEMHPCDDVVNSVLVSRPEPAAGPDRP, encoded by the coding sequence GTGACACATACAGCCCCCGGACCACTGACCCCCGCGCGGTTCCTGCCTCCGGCCGCCTTCCTCGCCCGGCTCACGGAACTCGACGACCAGCTCAACGCCACCGACCTGCGCCCGTCTCCCGAAGTCAACGAGGCCTTCGGCCGGCTCGTCGAGATGTGTACCGTCGTCGACGACGAGCTGACCGACCGGGTCCTGAACGATCCCGTCGCCAGCTCCCTTGTCCCGTCGCTTCGCTCGTTGAGCGCGCGCGGCGAGAGCGCGCTCGAACACGAGTGGGCCCGCCGGATCATCGCCGCCGACGACCCCTGGGCAGAGCTCCGGAAGTTCCCCTACCTCGACAACTACCGCCGCCTGGTGCGCTTCGAGCTCGCGGGGCTGACCGCCGTGGGCACTCCCCCGCCCGAGTCGGCCGTCATCCTCGGCGCGGGCCCCCTGCCGCTCACGGGCCTGGAGCTGGCACGCCGGCACGGAATCGGCGTCACCAACGTCGACAACGATGCCGAGGCCTGCGAACTCGCGAACGGCGTGAGCAGGGCGCTCGGCATCGGAGAACGGGCGGCGACGCTCCACGGCGACGCCCGGGCCCCCGCACTGCTCCCCCAGGTCGCCGATGCCGGCGTCGTCCTGCTGGCCGCTCTCGTCGGCGCCGACAGCACCGCCAAGCGGGGCGTGAGCCGGTCCCTGTCGGGGATCATGCACCGCGACTCGCTGCTGCTGACCCGCTCGGCGCACCGGCTTCGCACGGCGCTCTATCCGCCGGTCTCCCCCGACGACCTGAGCGGATTCCGGACCCTGCTGGAGATGCACCCCTGTGACGACGTCGTCAACTCCGTCCTCGTCTCGCGCCCCGAGCCCGCCGCCGGACCGGACCGGCCCTAG
- a CDS encoding ABC transporter ATP-binding protein, translating into MLEVADLRVRVAGRGLASYPVEDVGFRMRPGERLGLIGESGSGKSLTALALMGLLPPGCTAAGSVRLDGTELLTLDERAMRRVRGARMAMVFQDALTALNPLVRVGRQVAEPFRRHQGMSAPAAARTAVGFLELVGFAEPAATARAYPVHLSGGQRQRVCIAMALACRPRVLIADEPTSALDVTVQAEILDLLDRVLDLETDHRPSLLFITHDLAVVARSCERVLVLRDGRIIERGPTASLLRDPAHEHTRALLADARAAGWNE; encoded by the coding sequence GTGCTGGAGGTGGCCGACCTGCGAGTCCGGGTGGCCGGTAGGGGCCTTGCCAGCTACCCCGTCGAGGACGTCGGGTTCCGGATGCGACCGGGGGAGCGGCTCGGGCTCATCGGTGAGTCCGGGTCCGGCAAGTCGCTGACCGCGCTCGCGCTCATGGGACTGCTCCCACCCGGCTGCACGGCGGCCGGCAGCGTCCGGCTCGACGGAACCGAGCTGCTCACCCTGGACGAGCGGGCGATGCGCCGAGTCCGCGGAGCCAGGATGGCGATGGTCTTCCAGGACGCGCTTACCGCGCTGAACCCTCTGGTCCGGGTGGGCCGGCAGGTCGCCGAGCCGTTCCGGAGGCACCAGGGCATGAGCGCGCCCGCGGCGGCGCGGACCGCGGTGGGGTTTCTGGAGCTGGTGGGCTTCGCCGAGCCGGCCGCGACCGCGCGCGCGTATCCCGTACACCTGTCGGGCGGTCAGCGACAGCGCGTGTGCATCGCCATGGCGCTGGCCTGCCGGCCCCGGGTCCTCATCGCCGACGAGCCGACCTCGGCGCTCGACGTCACCGTCCAGGCCGAGATCCTGGACCTGCTCGACCGGGTCCTGGACCTGGAGACCGACCACCGGCCGTCCCTGTTGTTCATCACGCACGACCTCGCTGTGGTCGCGCGGAGCTGCGAACGTGTCCTGGTGTTGCGCGACGGCCGGATCATCGAGCGCGGACCGACCGCGTCGCTGCTGCGCGACCCCGCCCACGAGCACACCCGGGCGCTGCTCGCCGACGCAAGGGCGGCCGGATGGAACGAGTAG
- a CDS encoding ABC transporter ATP-binding protein, with translation MAPREPESATAPSPTPAPLLTVRALRRRYRARASLFSAAHEVTALDRVSFTVLPAERLGVVGESGSGKSTLARTLLALERPDSGDIRFGPDQWRVRPGSARRTRWFRARVQLVPQDPAGSLNPRVRVGRSIAEPLACLGIDVDHRRRVAEVLTAVGLDAAMADRYPHEFSGGQRQRLAIARAIAPGPRLLVADEPVSALDVSARGRVLELLRRLSDERGLGLVLISHDLGVVRTLCDRALVMRDGRVVEQGTVADVLSSPRQAYTRRLIEAIPRLPAPAVDPENNTAGGPLPDGAATSE, from the coding sequence ATGGCCCCTCGCGAGCCCGAATCCGCCACGGCGCCGTCCCCAACGCCGGCCCCCTTGCTCACGGTGCGCGCTCTGCGGCGCCGCTACCGCGCCCGAGCCTCGCTGTTCTCCGCCGCGCACGAGGTCACGGCGCTGGATCGGGTGAGCTTCACGGTCCTGCCCGCCGAGCGCCTGGGCGTGGTAGGCGAGTCCGGCTCCGGCAAGTCCACACTCGCGCGGACCCTGCTCGCGCTGGAACGCCCCGACTCCGGTGACATCAGGTTCGGCCCCGACCAGTGGCGGGTGCGCCCCGGGAGCGCGCGGCGCACGCGGTGGTTCCGCGCGCGGGTGCAACTCGTGCCGCAGGACCCGGCTGGTTCGCTCAACCCGCGCGTGCGCGTGGGGCGCAGCATTGCCGAGCCACTGGCCTGCCTGGGCATCGACGTCGACCACCGGCGCCGGGTCGCCGAGGTGCTCACCGCTGTCGGCCTCGACGCGGCGATGGCCGACCGCTACCCGCACGAGTTCTCCGGCGGACAGCGGCAGCGGCTGGCGATCGCCCGCGCCATCGCCCCCGGTCCGCGCCTGCTCGTCGCGGACGAACCGGTGAGCGCCCTGGACGTCTCCGCCCGTGGCCGCGTCCTGGAGCTGCTGCGCCGCCTCAGCGACGAGCGCGGCCTCGGCCTGGTCCTCATCTCCCACGATCTCGGTGTGGTCCGCACCCTTTGCGACCGCGCCCTGGTAATGCGCGACGGCCGGGTCGTGGAGCAGGGCACCGTCGCCGACGTGCTCTCCTCCCCGCGGCAGGCCTACACCCGGCGCCTCATCGAGGCGATCCCGCGCCTGCCGGCCCCGGCGGTCGACCCCGAGAACAACACGGCAGGCGGCCCGCTGCCCGACGGCGCCGCCACCTCTGAGTAG
- a CDS encoding MDR family MFS transporter, with translation MSAATVSRSLNPLRRWSLLARFAGLPCVAQLLLLTQLAFNLGFYLVVPFLAVHLADDLAMAGWAIGVVLGVRTFSQQGLFVVGGALADRFGTRPVVLAGCAVRIAGFVVLAFAPTFPVVLVGAVLTGFAGALFSPAVEAALADEGTALERRGTITRAELFALFAICGELGAVAGPMLGAALLRVDFTLTCLVAAAAFTAILFGHYRLLPGIPARSSGEAAFAGWGEVLRNRAFLVFALGYSAYLVSYNQLYLALPVELQRATGGQWALGWMFALASVLIVVGQLPLAAWARRRLGAARALPLGFGLLATAFAAVSVSAPTEPPSGSFALAPAVALVTCLTFGQMLAVPVAQDLVARLAGERRLGSYFGFLSSTGGLAVLAGSAGVGAMLDRAYTPTPDAALPWVVMAILPTVGGVVLWLVARRTPPPAT, from the coding sequence GTGTCCGCCGCCACCGTGTCGCGCAGCCTGAACCCCCTGCGCCGATGGTCGCTCCTGGCCAGGTTCGCCGGGCTCCCCTGTGTCGCCCAGTTGCTGCTGCTCACCCAGCTCGCCTTCAACCTGGGCTTCTACCTGGTCGTGCCGTTCCTCGCGGTGCATCTCGCCGACGACCTCGCCATGGCGGGATGGGCGATCGGGGTGGTGCTGGGGGTGCGGACGTTCAGCCAGCAGGGCCTGTTCGTCGTCGGGGGCGCGCTCGCCGACCGGTTCGGCACCCGCCCGGTGGTGCTGGCCGGCTGCGCGGTGCGCATCGCCGGGTTCGTCGTGCTGGCGTTCGCCCCGACCTTCCCGGTTGTGCTGGTCGGGGCGGTGCTGACCGGGTTCGCCGGCGCGCTGTTCTCCCCCGCGGTCGAGGCGGCGCTGGCCGACGAGGGCACGGCGCTGGAGCGGCGCGGCACCATCACCCGGGCCGAGCTGTTCGCGCTGTTCGCGATCTGCGGCGAGCTCGGCGCGGTCGCCGGCCCGATGCTGGGTGCCGCACTGCTGCGCGTCGACTTCACGCTCACCTGCCTGGTCGCAGCGGCGGCGTTCACGGCCATACTCTTCGGCCACTACCGGCTGCTTCCCGGGATTCCGGCCCGCAGCTCGGGGGAGGCGGCCTTCGCCGGGTGGGGCGAGGTGCTGCGCAACCGGGCGTTCCTCGTTTTCGCGCTCGGCTACAGCGCGTACCTGGTGAGCTACAACCAGCTCTATCTCGCGCTGCCGGTGGAGCTGCAGCGCGCCACGGGCGGCCAGTGGGCGCTGGGATGGATGTTCGCCCTGGCCTCGGTGCTGATCGTGGTGGGCCAACTGCCGCTCGCCGCGTGGGCGCGCAGGCGGCTGGGGGCGGCGCGCGCGCTGCCTCTGGGATTCGGCCTGCTCGCGACGGCGTTCGCGGCGGTCTCGGTGAGCGCTCCCACCGAACCGCCGTCCGGCTCTTTCGCGCTGGCCCCGGCCGTCGCGCTGGTGACCTGTCTGACGTTCGGCCAGATGCTGGCGGTTCCGGTGGCCCAGGACCTGGTGGCGCGCCTGGCGGGGGAGCGGCGGCTGGGAAGCTACTTCGGGTTCCTGTCCTCCACGGGCGGGCTCGCGGTGCTGGCGGGAAGCGCCGGTGTGGGGGCGATGCTGGACCGCGCGTACACGCCGACGCCGGACGCCGCGCTGCCCTGGGTTGTCATGGCGATTCTGCCCACCGTGGGCGGGGTGGTCCTGTGGCTCGTCGCGCGGAGAACACCGCCCCCCGCCACTTGA
- a CDS encoding ABC transporter substrate-binding protein, translating to MQFARSRPATPAAALGAAAVLGVAATGCFSGSTAGGDDRLAIELAFPPVMQMSPYSDDAALLGRVGAAEPLIALDDNGEPRPLLAEDWEQNDDGAWELALRDDVAFHDGTAMTADHVADALNHAAAASPLPRALAGVELTAEATGDHTVWVDTGEPDPILPQRLSSPELAILAPAAYEDDPAIPDPAGAGTGPYELTEASGTAATLEPHEDYWNGAPRAAGIDVRFVEDAASRVGALRAGEADIVDAVPVAELATITDQNVLEVPLPRTVGMFLNNDTGAFTDPELRAAAADATDSEPIVEEIYEDRADATEGIFGPVSDWAAERPDTAPEAEPGDPDGERITLATYSDRAELPEAASAVAENLRDAGFEVEVVVQEFATMETDLMEGAFDAVIGARSYLIETNDPIGYLASDWGCDGSYNLARFCEEDIDDLITRAAAETDVEERLAAAVEIEAEIIATHSFVPLAAERARIGVAEGVEGVVEDPLERRIVTEETSAQ from the coding sequence ATGCAGTTCGCGCGCTCGCGCCCGGCCACCCCCGCCGCGGCTCTGGGAGCGGCGGCCGTACTCGGCGTGGCCGCCACGGGATGTTTCAGCGGCAGCACTGCCGGCGGAGACGACCGGCTCGCCATTGAGCTGGCGTTCCCCCCGGTCATGCAGATGTCGCCGTACAGTGACGACGCCGCCCTGCTCGGGCGGGTGGGAGCGGCCGAACCCCTCATCGCGCTCGACGACAACGGCGAGCCGCGACCGCTGCTGGCCGAGGACTGGGAGCAGAACGACGACGGCGCCTGGGAGCTGGCGCTCCGCGACGATGTGGCCTTCCACGACGGAACCGCGATGACCGCGGACCACGTCGCCGACGCGCTCAACCACGCCGCCGCGGCAAGCCCTCTGCCCCGCGCGCTGGCCGGCGTGGAACTCACGGCCGAGGCCACGGGCGACCACACAGTGTGGGTCGACACCGGCGAGCCCGACCCGATCCTGCCGCAGCGGCTCTCCTCCCCGGAGCTGGCCATCCTCGCCCCCGCCGCATACGAGGACGACCCGGCCATCCCCGACCCCGCGGGCGCGGGAACCGGACCCTACGAGCTGACCGAGGCCAGCGGGACCGCGGCCACACTGGAGCCGCACGAGGACTACTGGAATGGTGCGCCCCGCGCGGCCGGGATCGACGTGCGGTTCGTGGAGGACGCCGCCAGCCGGGTCGGCGCGCTGCGCGCCGGCGAGGCCGACATCGTCGACGCCGTCCCGGTCGCGGAGCTGGCCACCATAACCGACCAGAACGTGCTTGAGGTGCCGTTACCGCGCACGGTCGGGATGTTCCTGAACAACGACACGGGCGCCTTCACCGACCCGGAGCTGCGGGCCGCCGCCGCGGACGCGACCGACAGCGAGCCGATCGTCGAGGAGATCTACGAGGACCGCGCCGACGCGACCGAGGGAATCTTCGGCCCGGTCAGCGACTGGGCCGCCGAACGCCCCGATACCGCACCCGAGGCCGAGCCGGGCGACCCCGACGGCGAGCGGATCACCCTGGCCACCTACTCCGACCGCGCCGAGCTTCCCGAAGCCGCCTCCGCCGTGGCCGAGAACCTGCGCGACGCCGGCTTCGAGGTGGAGGTCGTCGTCCAGGAGTTCGCCACGATGGAGACCGACCTGATGGAGGGCGCGTTCGACGCCGTCATCGGTGCCCGCTCCTACCTGATCGAGACCAACGACCCCATCGGCTACCTCGCCTCCGACTGGGGCTGCGACGGTAGTTACAACCTCGCCCGGTTCTGCGAGGAGGATATCGACGACCTGATCACCCGGGCCGCGGCCGAGACCGACGTCGAGGAACGGCTCGCGGCCGCCGTGGAGATCGAGGCGGAGATCATCGCCACGCACTCCTTCGTCCCCCTGGCCGCGGAACGGGCCCGCATCGGGGTGGCCGAAGGCGTCGAGGGCGTGGTCGAGGACCCGCTGGAGCGCCGCATCGTGACCGAAGAGACCAGCGCGCAGTGA
- a CDS encoding ABC transporter permease subunit → MTPVAGDDGPRRAGRWLAPLRGPLTALAWCTGIAFLVGALPWLSGDDPARTVLRARSAERVADPEALRSVRDELDLPTDPVSGTLGWLGGAVRGDLGVSWVTGAPVAPDIANALGVSVSLASFAALVALSTGILVVLPGLLRAARAGHPGGRGADVTGALLASVPDFLLASVFLAIAAVRWDLAPTSGWETPAHAVLPALALGLPAGGLVSRVLSSALGAALAESWIRTWRATGFAPRTIAAALLRRTLAVAMPQVMLVFAGLLGSAVLVESVFAIPGLGHTALVGTLAQDLPVVQGAVAALVLVGLLAGGIGVAVHRALLGPALVSSGLTPAVPIVPAARRLPLAVGGVLLLGVVVGLTRDPEAISLTARLEPPSAAHPLGTDPLGRDLLARFGHGALLSAGAGVAVSLVALVAGGVIGVSGRRARAGAADVLNALPPVLVGVLLAAVTGPGLAGAATAVALVAWIPIAVHARTLAAEVRASGYHQAAVAGGATRGWILRRHLLPSVLPAVARHALMRVPHNTLALVGLSFLGLGAPHDSPEWGAMLAESMRYVERAPWAVAVPALGLALLGVVASLLRTERR, encoded by the coding sequence GTGACTCCGGTAGCGGGGGACGACGGCCCCCGGCGTGCGGGGCGATGGCTCGCCCCGCTGCGCGGTCCGCTCACGGCCCTCGCGTGGTGCACCGGAATCGCCTTCCTGGTGGGAGCACTGCCCTGGCTCAGTGGGGACGACCCCGCGCGGACGGTGCTGCGCGCCCGGTCAGCCGAGCGCGTGGCCGACCCCGAGGCGCTGCGCTCCGTCCGCGACGAGCTCGACCTGCCCACCGACCCGGTCAGCGGCACGCTTGGCTGGCTTGGCGGTGCGGTGCGCGGCGACCTCGGGGTCTCGTGGGTGACCGGCGCCCCGGTCGCCCCGGACATCGCGAACGCGCTCGGCGTCTCGGTCTCCCTCGCGTCGTTCGCGGCTCTGGTCGCGCTCAGCACCGGCATCCTGGTGGTCCTGCCCGGCCTGCTGCGCGCGGCCCGGGCCGGCCACCCGGGAGGCCGCGGGGCCGATGTGACCGGGGCGCTCCTTGCGTCGGTGCCGGACTTCCTGCTCGCCTCGGTGTTCCTCGCCATTGCGGCAGTGCGGTGGGATCTGGCTCCGACATCGGGGTGGGAGACTCCGGCGCACGCCGTGCTCCCGGCACTCGCGCTGGGCCTGCCCGCGGGCGGGTTGGTCAGCCGGGTCCTCTCCAGCGCGCTCGGGGCGGCGCTCGCCGAAAGCTGGATCCGCACGTGGCGCGCGACCGGGTTCGCGCCGCGCACCATCGCGGCGGCACTGCTGCGGCGCACGCTCGCCGTGGCGATGCCGCAGGTGATGCTGGTCTTCGCCGGCCTGCTCGGATCCGCCGTCCTGGTGGAGTCGGTGTTCGCCATTCCCGGCCTGGGACACACCGCGCTGGTGGGCACGCTCGCCCAGGACCTGCCGGTCGTGCAGGGGGCCGTCGCCGCGCTCGTCCTCGTGGGACTGCTCGCCGGCGGGATCGGAGTCGCGGTGCATCGGGCGCTGCTGGGGCCCGCGCTGGTCAGCTCCGGTTTGACCCCCGCTGTGCCGATCGTTCCGGCGGCGCGGCGGCTGCCCCTGGCGGTCGGTGGGGTGCTGCTGCTCGGAGTCGTGGTGGGGCTGACCCGCGATCCCGAAGCGATCTCGCTCACGGCGCGCCTGGAGCCACCATCGGCGGCCCACCCCCTGGGGACGGACCCCCTGGGACGCGACCTGCTGGCGCGTTTCGGGCACGGGGCGCTGCTCAGTGCCGGTGCCGGTGTGGCGGTAAGCCTCGTCGCGCTCGTCGCGGGCGGCGTCATCGGGGTCTCCGGGCGCCGCGCGCGGGCGGGTGCGGCCGACGTGCTCAACGCGCTCCCGCCGGTGCTGGTGGGGGTCCTGCTGGCGGCGGTAACAGGGCCCGGTCTGGCCGGGGCCGCGACAGCGGTCGCGCTGGTCGCCTGGATCCCGATCGCGGTCCACGCCCGAACCCTGGCGGCGGAGGTGCGGGCCTCGGGCTACCACCAGGCGGCGGTGGCGGGGGGTGCCACTCGCGGTTGGATCCTGCGGCGGCACCTCCTGCCTTCGGTGCTGCCCGCTGTGGCGCGGCACGCCCTGATGCGGGTTCCGCACAACACGCTGGCGCTGGTCGGGCTGAGCTTTCTGGGGCTGGGTGCCCCGCACGACTCCCCGGAGTGGGGGGCCATGCTGGCCGAGTCCATGCGCTACGTGGAGCGCGCCCCGTGGGCCGTCGCGGTGCCCGCGCTCGGCCTGGCGTTGCTCGGTGTCGTCGCGAGCCTCCTACGCACCGAGCGGCGCTGA
- a CDS encoding HhH-GPD-type base excision DNA repair protein, with amino-acid sequence MTATPSLRLAGEPEADQLLAEQPLALLIGILLDQQVPMESAFAGPKKLADRLGGLDARSIAQADPDEFASVFATSPAVHRFPGSMAKRVQALCQTLLDKYDGRAEGVWSDGDPDGREVLRRLKGLPGFGDQKAQVFLALLGKQLGVRPEGWREAAGRYGQEGTRLSTADVVDEQTRAEMRETKKSS; translated from the coding sequence ATGACAGCAACACCGTCACTGCGGCTGGCGGGCGAGCCCGAGGCGGACCAGTTGCTCGCGGAGCAACCGCTGGCCCTGCTCATCGGGATACTGCTGGACCAACAGGTGCCGATGGAGAGCGCGTTCGCCGGGCCGAAGAAGCTCGCCGACCGGCTCGGCGGCCTCGATGCGCGGAGTATCGCTCAGGCGGACCCCGACGAGTTCGCGTCGGTCTTCGCCACCTCTCCCGCGGTGCACCGCTTCCCCGGTTCGATGGCCAAGCGGGTGCAGGCACTGTGCCAGACCCTGCTCGACAAGTACGACGGTCGGGCCGAGGGAGTCTGGAGCGATGGCGACCCTGATGGCCGCGAGGTGCTGCGCCGCTTGAAGGGGCTGCCCGGGTTCGGCGACCAGAAGGCTCAGGTGTTCCTCGCGTTGCTCGGCAAGCAGTTGGGGGTGCGCCCCGAGGGGTGGCGCGAGGCCGCGGGCCGCTACGGGCAGGAGGGCACCCGGTTGTCGACCGCTGACGTGGTCGACGAGCAGACCAGGGCCGAGATGCGCGAGACGAAGAAGTCGTCCTAG
- a CDS encoding DJ-1/PfpI family protein yields MVSETVHVAVYDTLADWEVGHAIAHIRTGEWQRTPGRFDVATVGETRDSVLTLGGVRITPDLALAELNPADSAMLILPGAQVWDAAPERLAPFAQTARAFLDAGVAVAAICGATAGLAREGVLDDREHTSAVAGYLAATGYKGAAHYRDVPAVADGDLVTAGPTAPVAFAREILGRLDIAEPDVLDAWYRLFAESDPSAFEVLAAAEERR; encoded by the coding sequence ATGGTAAGCGAAACTGTGCACGTTGCCGTCTACGACACTCTCGCCGACTGGGAGGTGGGCCACGCCATCGCCCACATCCGCACCGGCGAGTGGCAGCGCACGCCCGGCCGCTTCGACGTGGCCACTGTCGGCGAGACCCGCGATTCCGTGCTGACGCTGGGCGGGGTGCGCATCACCCCCGACCTGGCGCTCGCGGAGCTGAACCCGGCTGACAGCGCCATGCTGATCCTTCCGGGCGCCCAGGTCTGGGATGCCGCTCCGGAACGCTTGGCGCCCTTCGCCCAAACCGCTCGCGCGTTTCTCGATGCCGGGGTCGCGGTCGCGGCTATCTGCGGGGCGACCGCCGGGCTCGCCCGCGAAGGGGTGCTCGACGACCGCGAGCACACCAGTGCTGTCGCGGGCTACCTCGCCGCGACCGGATACAAGGGCGCCGCCCACTACCGGGACGTCCCGGCGGTGGCTGACGGCGACCTGGTCACGGCGGGGCCCACAGCCCCGGTCGCGTTCGCGCGCGAGATCCTGGGCCGGCTCGACATCGCTGAACCCGATGTTCTCGACGCGTGGTACCGGTTGTTCGCGGAGTCCGACCCGAGTGCGTTCGAGGTTCTGGCGGCGGCCGAGGAGCGGCGGTGA
- a CDS encoding MarR family winged helix-turn-helix transcriptional regulator: MTETGERSAAELLSSSALTVFRLNGQVLEVAERMARPAGLTASRWQVLGAVLREPLPVAGIARAMGITRQSVQRIADRLVSDGLAEYRPNPAHSRAKLLAPTDAGRAAVRRIVPAHQLLATRLAEELGTEEFQRALEALEKLSAAFDRIEPPA, encoded by the coding sequence GTGACCGAAACGGGAGAGCGGTCCGCAGCCGAGCTGCTGTCATCGAGCGCGCTGACGGTGTTCCGTCTCAACGGCCAGGTCCTGGAGGTGGCCGAGCGGATGGCCCGGCCCGCGGGGCTCACCGCGTCCCGGTGGCAGGTCCTCGGCGCGGTGCTGCGCGAGCCGCTTCCCGTGGCCGGGATCGCCCGCGCCATGGGCATCACTCGGCAGAGCGTGCAGCGGATCGCCGACCGCCTGGTCAGTGACGGTCTCGCCGAGTACCGTCCCAACCCCGCGCACAGCAGGGCGAAGCTGCTTGCGCCCACCGACGCCGGGCGGGCGGCGGTGCGGCGCATCGTGCCGGCGCACCAGCTCCTTGCCACACGCCTGGCCGAGGAGCTGGGAACGGAGGAGTTCCAGCGAGCGCTTGAGGCGCTCGAGAAGCTGTCCGCGGCATTCGACCGGATCGAGCCGCCCGCCTGA
- a CDS encoding DUF4190 domain-containing protein gives MGRPANQGNAIAALIVSALMLCLCWLFALPAVILSIIGMVQVNSNPKASRGCTLAAWILVAVAAVAGILYWMWYGWALSPSSYDYYY, from the coding sequence ATGGGCAGGCCGGCCAACCAGGGCAACGCGATCGCCGCGCTGATCGTCAGCGCGCTCATGCTGTGCCTGTGCTGGCTCTTCGCGCTCCCGGCCGTGATCCTCTCGATCATCGGTATGGTCCAGGTGAACTCCAACCCGAAGGCTTCGCGCGGCTGCACGCTGGCCGCTTGGATCCTGGTCGCCGTGGCCGCCGTGGCGGGCATCCTCTACTGGATGTGGTACGGCTGGGCCCTGAGCCCGTCGTCCTACGACTACTACTACTAA